In the genome of Panthera leo isolate Ple1 chromosome F3, P.leo_Ple1_pat1.1, whole genome shotgun sequence, the window GTTTGGGGAGGTAGAGCCGACTCAGAAACGCCATTCTGAGGCTTATTTAACTTCTCAGGCTCCGAGCACCGGGCGAACAGCTGCCCCGGGgaggctggcagcatggagtggAGGCTCCCGCTCCCGAAGCCAGCCCTGCACCCGGGCTTGGGGAAGAGACAATAGAGATGCTCTGTCCTCGCCCTTCCTCAATTTAAAACCTAGGGCGCCAGGCAGGGCTTGGAAAAATTAAACCAAACACTAAGCGGAAGAAAGCCCCCCGCGTCCGATAACTGCCGATTCGTGTGGTACAAACCGACACGGAAATGAGATTGAAGGAGTTTCGAACAAATAGCTGGGGAGACAGATACGAAGGCAGATCTAAGATGGAAGAAAAGGTGGAGGGCTCCACTGAACAGGCCAGGTCGAGGCCTGCGAGCCTGTGCGCGCACACAGCCTCCGGGCCGGGAAGGCCAAGAGCGGGACGAGTACCGCCGGCAGAGGACTAGAAAAGCCGGCGGAGGCTGCAGAGGATCGGTTTAACCGAAAGGCggtttcctcttcctccatttGCTCGGCCCCAATTGGAAGCGCACTGCGCGGCCTGCGCCGCGCTCTCGGCGGGTTcggcgtgggggcggggaggcaggcacgggcggggcggggcggggcgcgggcgcgCTCCGGCTCTCCTCCTGCGCGGCGCTCCCGGCGGCGCAGGGGGCGGGGCGCCTATATTACGTGCGCGGCGCCGCCCCTGCGAGAGGACGTTGCGTGCTCGCTCGCGCCAGGCGAGTCTCCGCGTCTCCCTCGCGAACTCGGTGAAAGGAATTGGCGCCGTTCGACACCAGGCGGGTCCGCTCTGCAGCACGAACCCACCtccagccgcagccgcagccgccgccCGGGCCGAGGAGCAGCCGCAGCAGCCGCCACCAGTGGCCGAGTGAGCGGAGCCGAGTTTGAGCCAGCGCCTAGCGGTGAATCGGGGCCCTCACCATGAGTTCCTCGCCTGTTAATGTAAAAAAGCTGAAGGTCTCGGAGCTGAAAGAGGAGCTCAAGAAGCGGCGCCTTTCCGACAAGGGTCTCAAGGCCGAGCTCATGGAGCGACTCCAGGCCGCGCTGGACGACGAGGAGGCCGGCGGCCGCCCCGCCATGGAGCCCGGGAACGGCAGCCTAGACCTGGGCGGGGATTCCGCCGGGCGCTCGGGAGCAGGCCTCGAGCAGGAGGCCGCGGCCGGCGgcgacgaggaggaggaggaggaggaagaggaggaggaagggatcgCCGCGCTGGATGGCGACCAGATGGAGCTAGGGGAGGAGAACGGGGCCGCGGGGGCGGCCGACTCGGGCccgatggaggaggaggaggccgccTCGGAAGACGAGAACGGCGACGATCAGGGCTTCCAGGAAGGGGAAGATGAGCTCGGCGACGAGGAGGAAGGCGCGGGCGACGAGAACGGGCACGGGGAGCAGCAGCCTCAACCGCCGGCGACGCCGCAGCAACAGCCCCCACAGCAGCGCGGGGCCGCCAAGGAGGCCGCGGGGAAGAGCAGCGGCCCCACCTCGCTGTTCGCGGTGACGGTGGCGCCGCCCGGGGCGAGGCAGGGCCAGCAGCAGGCGGGAGGTAAGAAGAAGGCGGaaggcggcggaggcggcggtcGCCCCGGGGCTCCGGCGGCGGGTGAGTGCTGCGTTGTACGTTGCGCGCGGCGGGAGGCCCGCGCGGGGTGGGGACCGTGCCCCAGGCCTGCCGGAGCCCCGCCGGGGGGAGGGAGCCCCGGGCGGGGGCCGCCGCGGGGgtagcggggagggggggagggggcgcggggaaTCCCGCCCGGCCGCGAGGTCTCGGGCTCGGGGCGTGCGACGGTGGCGGCGGCGCCTCCATTATGTGGCTGgcgagccgggggtggggggtgggggggggggaagctgcaGCTGCCGCTGGAGGGGGGAGGAGCGGCGGGCGGGAGCCCCGCCGGCCCGCGGTGGCGCCGCCGCGCTGCGTGCGCGCGGTGCGGGCACATGTctcggggggaggggagaggcccgAGGGCCCGGGGCGGGCGCGCTTTGGCGGCGCTGGGCCGCGGTATTGTGCAAGGAGCGCAGGGTCTCGGCGTGACGTCACTTCCGGCGGGAGGGGCCGGGCGGGGAGAGCGGGGCGGAAGATCAGTACAATGCGGCCGCGGGGAACGCGGgcccgggtgggggaggggaggggagggcgcgCGGGCCGGgccggcccctccccccttcctgaaCTCTCTTTGGGATACACGTGGGCTCGGGGCCTGTGCCGCGCTAGCCTGCAGGAGCTTTCTCGAATCTTCGCGTAGAGTGGCAAAATTAGCGATGGTTTTGGACTGCGTCACTAACTGCAGCCCGGTTCCGAGCTGATTGTTCTTTGGGTTCGCGTTGGATTCGTCGATTGAAAACCCTCCCGGAAAAGAACGGGAAAGTCGAGCTTTTTGCGTCTTTGAACAGGAAGGGGGTTTTTCTTTTCCGCCGTGACGCGGCTTGGCCCCTTACGCGGGGGTGTTGTGTGTTATAGGAGACGgcaaaacagagcagaaaggcGGAGATAAAAAGAGAGGTGTGAAAAGACCTCGAGAAGATCATGGCCGTGGATATTTTGAGTACATTGAAGAGAACAAGTATAGCAGGTAGAGGATGCCCATCTAGTTCTACTCGTTACCCGTTCGGTCTTGGGTAGGACAAGCTGAATCAGGAGACAATTCTGTCTTTCAGAGCCAAATCTCCCCAGCCACCTGTTGAAGAGGAAGATGAGCACTTCGATGACACAGTGGTTTGTCTTGATACTTGTAAGTGAAGCGGTTTCTCCCGTCTACTCCCCTAGTTTCTCAGTGTGGCGGTTTGGGTCCGAGAGTGTTAGAAAACAACGCAGTGCACCGAACGTAAACGCATAAAACTTAGCCTAAACCGTTTCTGTTAAAAGGAAGGTGGTGATGGCTTGTATTCAGATTTCGGTAGCTAAATGTTTAGTACAGCATCGGTTGTGTCGTATTGATAATTTTCCAGGCTTCGGCAATttggttatatttttttatatgactCGAAAGTTTTCATTTGTAGGAATGTAAAATTAAtgccagttttttaaattttagttagttaatggAAACTTGTAAGACTATCTGTAACTTATCCTTGCAGGCTCCTACGATAATTTCCCTTTTTGGGGTAGAATTCTAGCAAGGGAGCTCTTTGGGCTAGTGAAATATGTAATGAATGGCTTTTCCCATTAGCACGCAAGTGTATTCCCTATTCTAAAAGATTGTAATATTACTTTTTCAATAACTGCTCTTTTGTTCTCAATTCCAGTTCAGTAGCTGCTGCTTTAACATAAGTTGATTTCTTCCAAAGACCTGGGGCAGCAGCAGTGGGCTATCACGGGGCTACTAGCTTTCTTCAGCAGCGAATGGTGTCAATGGCAGCGCTGTAAATACTGCTCCTTTACCCAAGTTGGGTTGCAATTGAGTATGAGGAGGATTGCAGACCTCTAGATGGGCCTTGGCTGTCACGtgtgtgactttattttttaacaacaaCGTTttgttggtttaacatttgatcAGAATGCACAATTCTTTCActtggatagaaagaacaaaaggtagaaacaattgCTTGAAAAGTAAGCGGTAAGGTGTGAACCTGCCCTGTAGATCCAGGCAGTTAAAGTGTAGATTCCCGGGTTTTCCAATACGAATTTAATTTTGATCAGGTTTGTGAGGATGTAAACATTAACCCTGGATTTCTTACTAAATGTCCTTTACAGGTAGTTGAGCTAAGGGagtcttttaaaagagaaaacacacacggAAAAGTAGTTTTCTTTGAAAGTTTTAAATACAGTTTGGTTGCTTAAATACAAACTGGGCGGGCATGGGTAGGATAGTGAAGCAGTGATTCAAGAAGTAACGCTACTATCAGAGTAGGCTTTTAATTCATTACTGAGGAATATCAGCTCCTTAATTTGCTACTTACATTGGGTACAAACACAGTTTGAGCCAAAAATTCTACCAGCGATCAGGAATCTTTTGAGAGCAAAGCTTATTTAAGGAGAATTCCAAActagttttaatttcctttcatcaATAAAAACTGTtgaagaaaacagttttttaacTTCAGCTCTCATGGGGGGAACACCAAGAAGGTGCATACAAAATGAGCCAGTGACCCAAAGGTAGCTAAGTTAAAGACCTTTTGGATTTGAGTAATCCGGGAAGTGGATAATCCCCCATTGTTATTGACTAACCGGCAAGCCTGGGGAAAAGGGACCTTAAAATGCCGTAATATGAACAGTGTTAGACAACCAGGTTTGCACTTTGTAGGGTTGAGGCTGCCTTCACAAGTTTTAGAAAGAATTTAGGATCTAGAGCCCCTggtgttttaaaattacaaagtgCAGGATCAACGGCTCATattcctgtattttaaaatatcatggcCTACCTTCAGTTTTATTGTGGCACGGGTAAATTCTCCCTGGTTCTGGCATACTTCACTTTGATTTCCTGCTATCCTCTACTGCTTGCCTCTAAATCAAGGTAAAGAGCAGAGCAGGTATGTATCCATGTCCCATTGTCttgattattttatatacttaaaatacacGTTAAACCTGGCTGTTTTAGTTTTGGAGGCTGTTTACGCTTTAGTTGGTAATTTGGTGAGAGTGActtggtgtgggggtggggcttaaACGGAAGGTCAGGACAGCAGCATGGTTTGTAGAAGCAGTGTCGGTGAAGCATTAGGAAATACGCAAGAATGTAATCACCAGGTTTTGCCTACGTAGCAGCTGTATTCACGTtggatgtcaaaagaaataatatggtatttgatATAATTACAGATAATTGtgatctacattttaaaatatcaagagaCCGCCTCAGTGCTTCTTCCCTTACTATGgagagttttgcttttctttgggcCGGAGGAAGGGCATCTTATGGTGTGTCCAAAGGCAAAGTCTGTTTTGAGATGAAGGTAAATGCAGTTTTGtgactttttggttttttttttttttttttaaacaagtgaatTTCCAGTTGCTGGACGCTATTCAGTGTCATGGGGCTTCTTTCTTTGGAAGTTTCTGTGGACTGGAAGAGGGGCTTGGAAGACCTTTGTTTTATAACCGTTAACCATATTTGTTACAATCAGAATTTGTTATTGAGCCAGTGTGTTTTTCTTTAGGGTGCTCCTTTTTTATCAGGCACTTGAAAAGCCCACCAAGGGTTTAAAAATAACTGCTGGGTTTCTCGTTTTGTCCCAGAGCAAAGCATGTTGAGCGTATACTTTCATCGGGTTTTGAGTCaggaatatgtaatttttaaacattatctgTTCTTTTAAATGTGATCCAACCAAGTACTTAACTTGAACCTTTTCAATTCCAAGTTACAAGTTCTGTCAATTTGTAAAGTTcttatgggggaggggggagatgacAGGGTAGAATGAGTGTCTTTGTATTAGTAGCCAGAGAAGACTTAGCCCATGGCCCAGATGAAATGAAGCTAGAGTTCAAGGGTTTATCTTCATTGTAATCATTTATGATTTGACTTTCAGGTTACAGAGAAGATCCCAGTAAGGCATTTATATACAAAAGATATTGACATACATGAAGTTCGGATTGGCTGGTCACTAACCACAAGTGGAATGTTGCTTGGTAAAGTTTCCATTAGAGTACTGTCCTCATGAGTGTTCAGGGTCTGATTTCAGTAGTGAGACTAGAAGTATTCTAATTCTGTCTTGTTTGTTCTTAATCtattagtattttaaagatgaatgcTATTAGCATGTATAGTAGGATGGTTACTTGTTTTATGACCAGTGGTTAGGAAAAACATCCTGTGGTCTGCAGTTTTTCAAATAGTTATATAAGCCTTGTAGCTCTCATTACTTGTCTATGTTTTAGATACAGCATGAGTGGAAGAATGTTAGGTTAGGTACTCATTCATATTGTTGTCCTCTATCCTGAATGTTAAAATATGTGGGTCATGGGACTGTTTTGAACAATCGATTTCAcaaaagttctttattttcttaggtGAAGAAGAATTCTCTTATGGGTATTCTCTTAAAGGAATAAAAACCTGCAACTGTGAGACTGAAGATTATGGAGAGAAATTTGATGAAAATGATGTGATAACATGTTTTGCTGTAAGTCAACTAAGTATATATAAGTGAGCAATTACTagctggggatttttttttaaaaaggtttatcaACATTGGCCTTCATTACTAACCCATTTTGACTAAAAAGTACTTAACGTGAACTGGACCTGAAAAATCTAGTGTATTTTACTGAAGGCAGTATTGTTTCTGCTTCTAGATGTGTGTGTCTCATTGTTTATAACTATTCTAAAGCTCCTAACGTTTAACCTAAATCTGTTTTCCAGAGGGTAAGCTTCACTCAACTTgaattttgagggttttttaaagcaagtttaAAGGAAGCAggttaaaatcttaatttttttcccaatttaacAGAACTTTGAAAGCGATGAAGTAGAACTCTCCTATGCAAAGAACGGGCAAGATCTTGGCATTGCCttcaaaatcagtaaggaaattcTTGCTGGAAGGCCACTCTTCCCGCATGTTCTCTGCCACAACTGTGCAGTTGAATTTAATTTTGGTCAGAAGGAAAAGCCATATTTTCCAATACCAGAAGATTATACTTTTATCCAGAATGTCCCCTTAGAGGATCGAGTTAGAGGACCAAAGGGGCCTGAAGAGAAGAAAGATTGTGAAgtaagtggatttttttaaaagcatttgaagGTTACTTTTGTTTGGCAAGAATGACATTCAGAAGATCTGGATGATctgtttcatttgctttgtgGCACGGCTGTTGGCATCAGCTGTAGCTGTGTTTTTTG includes:
- the HNRNPU gene encoding heterogeneous nuclear ribonucleoprotein U isoform X1; its protein translation is MSSSPVNVKKLKVSELKEELKKRRLSDKGLKAELMERLQAALDDEEAGGRPAMEPGNGSLDLGGDSAGRSGAGLEQEAAAGGDEEEEEEEEEEEGIAALDGDQMELGEENGAAGAADSGPMEEEEAASEDENGDDQGFQEGEDELGDEEEGAGDENGHGEQQPQPPATPQQQPPQQRGAAKEAAGKSSGPTSLFAVTVAPPGARQGQQQAGGKKKAEGGGGGGRPGAPAAGDGKTEQKGGDKKRGVKRPREDHGRGYFEYIEENKYSRAKSPQPPVEEEDEHFDDTVVCLDTYNCDLHFKISRDRLSASSLTMESFAFLWAGGRASYGVSKGKVCFEMKVTEKIPVRHLYTKDIDIHEVRIGWSLTTSGMLLGEEEFSYGYSLKGIKTCNCETEDYGEKFDENDVITCFANFESDEVELSYAKNGQDLGIAFKISKEILAGRPLFPHVLCHNCAVEFNFGQKEKPYFPIPEDYTFIQNVPLEDRVRGPKGPEEKKDCEVVMMIGLPGAGKTTWVTKHAAENPGKYNILGTNTIMDKMMVAGFKKQMADTGKLNTLLQRAPQCLGKFIEIAARKKRNFILDQTNVSAAAQRRKMCLFAGFQRKAVVVCPKDEDYKQRTQKKAEVEGKDLPEHAVLKMKGNFTLPEVAECFDEITYVELQKEEAQKLLEQYKEESKKALPPEKKQNTGSKKSNKNKSGKNQFNRGGGHRGRGGFNMRGGSFRGGAPGNRGGYNRRGNMPQRGGGGGGSGGIGYPYPRGPVFPSRGGYSNRGNYSRGGMPNRGNYNQNFRGRGNNRGYKNQSQGYNQWQQGQFWGQKPWSQHYHQGYY
- the HNRNPU gene encoding heterogeneous nuclear ribonucleoprotein U isoform X2; the encoded protein is MSSSPVNVKKLKVSELKEELKKRRLSDKGLKAELMERLQAALDDEEAGGRPAMEPGNGSLDLGGDSAGRSGAGLEQEAAAGGDEEEEEEEEEEEGIAALDGDQMELGEENGAAGAADSGPMEEEEAASEDENGDDQGFQEGEDELGDEEEGAGDENGHGEQQPQPPATPQQQPPQQRGAAKEAAGKSSGPTSLFAVTVAPPGARQGQQQAGGDGKTEQKGGDKKRGVKRPREDHGRGYFEYIEENKYSRAKSPQPPVEEEDEHFDDTVVCLDTYNCDLHFKISRDRLSASSLTMESFAFLWAGGRASYGVSKGKVCFEMKVTEKIPVRHLYTKDIDIHEVRIGWSLTTSGMLLGEEEFSYGYSLKGIKTCNCETEDYGEKFDENDVITCFANFESDEVELSYAKNGQDLGIAFKISKEILAGRPLFPHVLCHNCAVEFNFGQKEKPYFPIPEDYTFIQNVPLEDRVRGPKGPEEKKDCEVVMMIGLPGAGKTTWVTKHAAENPGKYNILGTNTIMDKMMVAGFKKQMADTGKLNTLLQRAPQCLGKFIEIAARKKRNFILDQTNVSAAAQRRKMCLFAGFQRKAVVVCPKDEDYKQRTQKKAEVEGKDLPEHAVLKMKGNFTLPEVAECFDEITYVELQKEEAQKLLEQYKEESKKALPPEKKQNTGSKKSNKNKSGKNQFNRGGGHRGRGGFNMRGGSFRGGAPGNRGGYNRRGNMPQRGGGGGGSGGIGYPYPRGPVFPSRGGYSNRGNYSRGGMPNRGNYNQNFRGRGNNRGYKNQSQGYNQWQQGQFWGQKPWSQHYHQGYY